A window from Nitrosopumilus adriaticus encodes these proteins:
- a CDS encoding 30S ribosomal protein S6e, translating into MTNFKVTISDIKGKSVSKELKDSDANPLLGLQLGNETDASIVGLSGKLKLTGGSDKSGVPMRNDVHGSARKKVLLSKGVGLQDAEIGQRKRKLMRGNTVSEEIYQVNCKFDGELPVEAPAEESTEEKTEDKKE; encoded by the coding sequence TTGACAAACTTCAAAGTTACCATTTCAGATATTAAAGGAAAGTCAGTTTCTAAGGAACTAAAAGATAGTGATGCCAATCCTTTACTGGGATTACAACTTGGAAATGAAACTGACGCATCAATTGTTGGACTGTCAGGGAAATTAAAACTCACTGGAGGGAGTGATAAATCTGGAGTTCCAATGAGAAATGATGTTCATGGTTCTGCAAGAAAAAAAGTTTTACTCTCTAAAGGCGTAGGTCTACAGGATGCAGAGATTGGACAAAGAAAGAGAAAATTAATGCGTGGAAATACAGTATCTGAAGAAATTTATCAAGTAAATTGTAAATTTGATGGAGAATTACCAGTTGAAGCTCCTGCAGAAGAATCTACAGAAGAAAAAACTGAAGATAAAAAAGAATAA
- a CDS encoding tetratricopeptide repeat protein yields the protein MEQEDHELLLPLVDEENICLPLPINVVSKYWNVELPMAEAIETAKKYSEFNGSIIIEGIELAERYGLTCKIVNSSLSELKKIIDTGIPPIVILPGIPEITQHASIITGYDKEEKTILHYIQKGNREGEQQEGAIPENIFDKEWSEDGRLLILLAPIDILSSLKLENDSTDKSNRLCLISERQNILKNSSDAIELLKQSLEISPENSTALQQLGSLMNQQSSPECVKFYEKCLEINKRSYLTCNGLGNYYLKTNQFEKAEKYYTKAIEINPKRSAKIYKNRAYLREKQNKNAEAKDDLKNYLKFNPKAPDRGVIEQAIREL from the coding sequence ATGGAGCAAGAAGATCACGAATTACTTTTACCTCTAGTTGACGAAGAAAATATCTGTCTTCCATTACCAATTAACGTCGTATCAAAATATTGGAATGTAGAATTACCAATGGCAGAAGCTATTGAGACTGCCAAAAAATATTCAGAATTTAATGGTAGTATAATTATAGAAGGAATAGAATTAGCTGAAAGATATGGCCTAACATGTAAGATAGTAAATTCATCTTTATCCGAACTAAAAAAAATTATTGATACTGGAATACCTCCAATTGTCATTCTGCCAGGGATTCCAGAAATTACACAACATGCATCAATCATTACAGGTTATGATAAAGAAGAAAAAACTATTCTGCATTATATTCAGAAAGGTAACCGAGAAGGTGAACAACAGGAAGGAGCAATACCTGAAAACATTTTTGACAAAGAATGGTCTGAAGATGGGAGATTATTAATATTGTTAGCACCAATTGATATTTTATCTTCTTTAAAACTAGAAAATGATTCTACTGATAAATCAAATCGACTATGTCTCATTTCTGAACGACAAAATATTCTTAAAAATTCTTCAGATGCAATAGAATTATTAAAACAATCTTTAGAAATTTCTCCAGAAAATTCTACTGCTTTACAACAATTAGGATCTTTAATGAATCAACAAAGTTCCCCTGAATGTGTAAAATTTTATGAAAAATGTTTGGAAATAAATAAAAGATCATATTTGACTTGTAATGGTCTTGGAAATTATTATCTTAAAACAAATCAATTTGAAAAAGCAGAAAAATATTATACAAAAGCAATCGAAATTAATCCAAAAAGATCTGCTAAAATTTATAAAAATAGGGCATATCTAAGAGAAAAACAAAACAAGAATGCTGAAGCAAAAGATGATCTTAAAAATTATTTAAAATTTAATCCAAAGGCTCCTGATAGAGGAGTAATTGAGCAGGCAATTAGAGAGTTATAA
- a CDS encoding type 1 glutamine amidotransferase gives MILVVDNGSIYTKNLTEFLTQKNISFKKQTPHILNLNSLSNYDGFILSGRRKNEKKINEINSKIINFSIKNNIKLLGICYGAEILALTLGGTIRKTKLLQKGNELISISKENLVCNGSLNVFESHGFEISRLPPILIPLAESNNCKYEIIQYDKKPIFGTQFHPEMTNDGNDLIEKFCFL, from the coding sequence TTGATCTTAGTTGTTGATAACGGTTCTATCTACACAAAAAATTTAACTGAATTTCTAACTCAAAAAAATATTTCATTTAAAAAACAAACTCCTCACATTCTAAACCTGAACTCTCTTTCAAATTATGATGGTTTTATTCTATCTGGAAGAAGAAAAAATGAAAAAAAGATTAACGAAATCAATTCCAAAATTATTAATTTTTCCATTAAAAATAATATCAAATTACTTGGAATCTGTTATGGTGCAGAAATTTTGGCCCTTACATTAGGTGGAACAATTCGAAAAACTAAATTACTTCAAAAAGGAAATGAATTAATCAGTATATCAAAAGAGAATTTAGTTTGTAATGGATCCCTTAATGTTTTTGAGAGTCATGGATTCGAGATATCACGACTACCTCCTATTTTAATTCCTCTTGCAGAATCAAATAATTGTAAATATGAAATTATTCAATATGATAAAAAACCAATTTTTGGAACCCAATTTCATCCCGAAATGACAAATGATGGTAATGATTTAATTGAAAAATTCTGTTTTCTATGA